Within Paeniglutamicibacter psychrophenolicus, the genomic segment ATGCGACGCCGACCGGAGACTAGGTTCTGCGCCGCAGGTGCACGGCCGCCTCGGCGGTCTGCTCCAGGGTGAGCCCGTCTCCCGGATCGACCATCGCCAGGAAGAGCGACAGCGCGGCGGTCCCCAGCAGTGACGTCCGTTGTTCGTGGTTGAGCAACGGCTCATCCACGCCCGAGATCAGGCGCAGACCCAGGCCCTCCGCCATGGCCTGCAGCAGGATCGAGAATTCCTCCATGCCCACCCCGGGCCGGAACTCGAACCCGTAGTGCTCGAAGACGCCGGTATACAGCGACATCCACACCTTTGAGAGGTTCTTGTACATGCGCGCCAGCGCCTGCGCTGAGGCCGAATCGGCCTGTGCCGTGGCCACGGCCAGCAACTGGAACCGGTAGGCGGGCAACTCGAGCACGAGTTTGAGATCCTCGTAGGCGATGCGGTGGACGGCCGCGGCGAAATCCTCGCCCGCCGTCAACAGCTCCCTCCCATGCCGCGACAGTGCGATCTGCAGGCTCCAGTGCTTGTCGGCCAGGGCGTAGGACACGAAGTCAGCCAAGAAATCGCCGTGGGTGCTCCAGCGGTGGCGCATCATGTTCTCGCTGAGGGGGAAATCGTCGCCGCAATTGCTCCGGGCCTTGGCCAGGACCTTCCGGCGGGAGAGATATGACATCACCGGACGCGCGTCTTCCTCATCGTTGTCCAGAAGCTGCTCGGAGAACGCCGGGGTGAACAACTCAGTGGTCAGGCCCAGGGCTGCGTCAAGAAAGGCGCGGGTCTCGCGGCCGTTGGCCAGGCGCCTGCGAGTCTGTGCGCTGCGTCCGGAGATGTTCGTGACGATCTTGGCGTCGTAAAGATCCAGGCCTGCTCCCAAGTGGACCTCGGCGGGCAGGTTCAGCGGTTCTTGTTGCTGTGGACTCATCATCGCCTCCCCCGTAAGGCTCTAAAAGTTCAGGACATGCCTGCCCCCAACGTACCCCACCGATGCCCGCCCGGTGCAGGTGCGGTTCCATAACGATATGGGCCCTGAGCGATTCCGCGGGGCCGGCGGTCAGTTTGCCGGGCGCGGAATGCAGGGCCGGATGCGGCAAAAGCTCTCCGGGCCGGCGGGGGAGTGGGCCGGCGCTTTTTGGCCGACGGGCTTCCCCGCGCCGAACTGGAGCTGGCCAAATCGCTGGGAACGGCGACCGGAGTCATCATCGCGGTGTAGCGGCCGGCATGCCAGGAATTCGAGGAAACCGCAGAACCCGGGGGCAGCGCGTTTCTTGTGGGGTAGAGGTTAAATGCGGGTGGTGCCGCCCAGGAATACGGACGGCACCACCCGAGGGCAGAAGATTGTTAGCTCTGCGAAGCGAGCACGAAGGCGGAATCGATGTTGATGGTGACCTTGTCGCCAACCAGCACGCCGCCGGCCTCGAGGGCGGCGTTCCAGGTGATGCCGAATTCCTTGCGGGAGATCTGCGTGGTGGCGGAGAATCCGGCGCGGGTGGCACCGAACGGGTCAACGGCCACGCCGCCGAAATCGACCTTGAAGGTCACAGGCTTGGTGGTTTCCTTGATGGTCAGTTCGCCCTTGAGTTCGAACTCTTCCGGGGAGCCTGCAACGCCGGTGGACACGAAGGTCATTTCCGGAAACTGCTCAACGTTGAAGAAGTCTGCGCCCTTGACGTGGGCGTCGCGGTTGTTGTCGTTCGAGTCGAAGGACTCGGTCTTGACGATTGCTTCGACCTTTGAGGATGCGATCGAATCGCCCACGGTCAGGGTGCCGGTGACGTCGGTGAATGCGCCGCGGACCTTGGAGATGCCTGCGTGGCGAACGGTGAAGCCAACTTCGCTGTGCGAGGTGTCGAGGTTCCAGGTGCCGGGGATGATTTCAATGCTCATGGGGGAGACTCTTTCTGTCGGAAGCCGGTGCAACTGACCGGATTGCATGTGTATGCATATAAATATGCCACACGATGGTTGACGTGTCAACCATTTCTTTCGGACGGTGAAACATTTCTTAATCTGCCGGATGACAGTTGCGGCCCGGGCAACCCTGGGTTGATGGGCGGTGAACATCCTGCGCACATGTCAGAGGTTGGTGAGGCGAGGGGTGTTCCCTGCCGCTTGGGCGATC encodes:
- a CDS encoding YceI family protein codes for the protein MSIEIIPGTWNLDTSHSEVGFTVRHAGISKVRGAFTDVTGTLTVGDSIASSKVEAIVKTESFDSNDNNRDAHVKGADFFNVEQFPEMTFVSTGVAGSPEEFELKGELTIKETTKPVTFKVDFGGVAVDPFGATRAGFSATTQISRKEFGITWNAALEAGGVLVGDKVTINIDSAFVLASQS